The Centroberyx gerrardi isolate f3 chromosome 7, fCenGer3.hap1.cur.20231027, whole genome shotgun sequence genome contains a region encoding:
- the LOC139920447 gene encoding winged helix repair factor 1 isoform X1, translated as MNRKRGLISDTFKVKKRRIGVEKFGASSNGEEGPTEIKSTLQYLMTLFPRKLFNDTLPQIVLKHQLYSIHNDKTMVDRQLSELREQGELLMFQLGFDSEAFGLVFTSDYKAKVLAGEEGRVTQETVEKFLEKVLSSCTDLSFSKDKMLKEFLFTDSEITQLVKSGVLTVRDAGSWWFSIPNSGRFTKYFIQGRKAVLGMVKKSKYSEVLKAELEERRTNSQVKFQMKYHIHDIVGAELVQSIPTTSGTLLRFVDS; from the exons ATGAACAGGAAAAGGGGTCTGATTTCAGACACTTTCAAAGTGAAGAAAAGAAGAATTGGTGTAGAGAAGTTCGGAGCTAGCAGTAATGGAGAAG AAGGACCGACTGAGATCAAGTCCACCCTGCAGTATCTCATGACACTGTTCCCCCGAAAGCTCTTCAATGACACCCTGCCTCAAATTGTGCTGAAGCACCAACTCTACAGCATACACAATGACAAGACTATGGTGGACAGGCAGCTG AGTGAACTACGGGAACAAGGAGAGCTGTTGATGTTCCAGCTAGGCTTTGACTCAGAAGCTTTTGGGCTGGTTTTCACTTCGGACTACAAGGCCAAAGTGTTGGCAGGAGAAGAGGGCAGAGTGACTCAAGAGACAGTGGAGAAGTTTTTGGAGAAAGTGTTGTCTTCTTGTACTGATCTGAGCTTCAGCAAAGACAAGATGCTCAAGGAGTTCCTCTTCACAGACTCTGAGATAAC GCAACTGGTGAAGTCAGGGGTCCTGACTGTGAGGGACGCTGGCAGCTGGTGGTTCTCCATTCCCAACTCTGGCAGATTTACCAAGTACTTCATACAAG GTCGTAAAGCAGTGCTTGGCATGGTCAAGAAGTCCAAATATAGTGAAGTCTTAAAAGCAGAGCTAGAGGAGAGGCGAACAAACTCGCAAGTCAAATTCCAGATGAAGTATCACATCCATGACATTGTTGGTGCAGAGCTGGTGCAAAG CATACCTACAACTTCAGGGACACTGCTGCGGTTTGTTGATTCCTGA
- the LOC139920447 gene encoding winged helix repair factor 1 isoform X2 yields the protein MNRKRGLISDTFKVKKRRIGVEKFGASSNGEGPTEIKSTLQYLMTLFPRKLFNDTLPQIVLKHQLYSIHNDKTMVDRQLSELREQGELLMFQLGFDSEAFGLVFTSDYKAKVLAGEEGRVTQETVEKFLEKVLSSCTDLSFSKDKMLKEFLFTDSEITQLVKSGVLTVRDAGSWWFSIPNSGRFTKYFIQGRKAVLGMVKKSKYSEVLKAELEERRTNSQVKFQMKYHIHDIVGAELVQSIPTTSGTLLRFVDS from the exons ATGAACAGGAAAAGGGGTCTGATTTCAGACACTTTCAAAGTGAAGAAAAGAAGAATTGGTGTAGAGAAGTTCGGAGCTAGCAGTAATGGAGAAG GACCGACTGAGATCAAGTCCACCCTGCAGTATCTCATGACACTGTTCCCCCGAAAGCTCTTCAATGACACCCTGCCTCAAATTGTGCTGAAGCACCAACTCTACAGCATACACAATGACAAGACTATGGTGGACAGGCAGCTG AGTGAACTACGGGAACAAGGAGAGCTGTTGATGTTCCAGCTAGGCTTTGACTCAGAAGCTTTTGGGCTGGTTTTCACTTCGGACTACAAGGCCAAAGTGTTGGCAGGAGAAGAGGGCAGAGTGACTCAAGAGACAGTGGAGAAGTTTTTGGAGAAAGTGTTGTCTTCTTGTACTGATCTGAGCTTCAGCAAAGACAAGATGCTCAAGGAGTTCCTCTTCACAGACTCTGAGATAAC GCAACTGGTGAAGTCAGGGGTCCTGACTGTGAGGGACGCTGGCAGCTGGTGGTTCTCCATTCCCAACTCTGGCAGATTTACCAAGTACTTCATACAAG GTCGTAAAGCAGTGCTTGGCATGGTCAAGAAGTCCAAATATAGTGAAGTCTTAAAAGCAGAGCTAGAGGAGAGGCGAACAAACTCGCAAGTCAAATTCCAGATGAAGTATCACATCCATGACATTGTTGGTGCAGAGCTGGTGCAAAG CATACCTACAACTTCAGGGACACTGCTGCGGTTTGTTGATTCCTGA
- the dxo gene encoding decapping and exoribonuclease protein, whose translation MDQRHHRPQYPNSSRHDHQSAYKRDRDDSRDHFECKRFGPNHHQHQAGPAPGQSSLTSQALSTRKQLYERDFPLYKQPVEVGSFSLDSERRFFNDRRQMRYFVEPDRKPNFDLRDGYKDRFIKRDDGVKEKLDHILRWVLANRSKLQSRGTTDSSACALDVDFVTWRGHLTKLLTTPYETREGWLLAVTKFRGTLYISEVETEAARRDRENRTEKHEEMMYWGYKFEQYTCTDNIHSFPDPSGVVNTNEAFCTVVQTRLADHRLLFSGEVDCRDKDPKAPAPPACYVELKTSAEICTPKQRSNFHRFKLLKWWAQSFLPGVPRVVAGFRDHEGVVVALETFHISKISHLIKNEYNCWKPTVCMNFCCDFLSFVKGVVREDNPSVVHLFSCEPQRDVTYSIHRDSQYSFLPHWYVEEMTSASSQDSHHR comes from the exons ATGGACCAACGCCACCACAGACCCCAGTATCCCAACTCCAGCCGCCACGACCACCAGTCGGCAtacaaaagagacagagatgacaGCAGGGATCACTTTGAGTGTAAACGCTTCGGGCCaaaccaccaccaacaccaagCTGGTCCAGCTCCTGGACAATCCTCCCTTACCTCCCAGGCTCTGAGCACCAGAAAGCAGCTGTACGAAAGAGACTTTCCTCTATACAAACAGCCCGTTGAAGTAGGAAGTTTTTCCCTGGACTCTGAACGTAGATTCTTCAACGACAGGAGGCAGATGAGATACTTTGTGGAACCTGACAGGAAACCCAATTTTGACCTAAGGGATGGATACAAGGACCGCTTCATAAAGAGAGATGACGGGGTGAAGGAGAAGCTGGACCACATCCTGCGGTGGGTCCTGGCCAACAGATCTAAGCTTCAGTCAAGGGGGACCACAGACTCATCCGCATG TGCATTAGATGTGGACTTTGTGACGTGGCGTGGCCACCTGACGAAACTGCTGACCACTCCCTATGAGACACGGGAGGGCTGGCTGCTGGCGGTAACCAAGTTCAGAGGCACGCTGTACATCAGTGAAGTGGAAACAGAGGCCGCTCGCAGGGACAGGGAGAATCGCACTGAGAAGCATGAAGAGATGATGTATTGGGGATACAAGTTTGAGCAGTACACATGCACAG ATAACATCCACAGTTTCCCTGACCCAAGTGGAGTGGTTAACACTAACGAGGCCTTCTGCACTGTGGTCCAGACTCGGCTCGCGGATCACAGACTGCTGTTCTCCGGTGAGGTGGACTGCCGGGATAAAGATCCCAaggctccagctcctcctgcctGCTACGTCGAACTGAAGACCTCAGCGGAGATCTGCACCCCCAAGCAGCGCAGTAACTTCCACAG GTTCAAACTGCTGAAGTGGTGGGCCCAGTCTTTTCTCCCTGGGGTGCCTCGTGTTGTAGCAGGTTTCCGGGATCATGAGGGAGTGGTTGTCGCTCTGGAGACTTTTCACATCTCCAAGATATCACATCTCATCAAG AATGAATACAACTGCTGGAAGCCAACAGTCTGTATGAACTTCTGCTGTGATTTCCTGTCTTTTGTGAAGGGAGTGGTTAGGGAAGACAATCCTAG TGTAGTGCACCTGTTCTCCTGTGAGCCCCAAAGAGACGTGACCTACTCCATCCACAGAGACTCCCAGTATTCCTTCCTGCCACATTGGTATGTAGAGGAGATGACCAGTGCCAGTAGTCAAGACTCACACCACCGATAA
- the slc25a17l gene encoding peroxisomal membrane protein PMP34, with amino-acid sequence MSDNGGSAVGLLSYETLVHALAGAAGSVTAMSVFFPLDTARIRLQVDENRKSKSTPIILSEIAKEEGLLSLYRGWFPVISSLCVSNFVYFYTFNTLKKLAAAGQHKSRPGKDLLMGVISGAVNVILTTPMWVVNTRLKLQGAKFRNEDLQQTHYKGIFDAFSQIIANEGVGTLWNGTLPSLVLVFNPAVQFMFYEAMKRRAGTGGRKISSAEIFLIGAISKAVATTATYPLQTVQAILRFGQYKGDGKGGVLGSLRNVFHLLMDRIKRHGPLGLYKGLEAKLLQTVLTAALMFVVYEKITAATFKVMGLNKKLKH; translated from the exons ATGTCCGACAACGGCGGCTCGGCTGTCGGCCTCCTGTCCTACGAGACGCTGGTTCATGCTCTGGCAGGTGCAGCG GGGAGCGTGACAGCAATGAGCGTCTTCTTTCCTTTGGATACAGCCAGGATCAGACTACAGG tggaTGAGAATCGGAAGTCCAAATCCACCCCCATCATCCTGTCTGAGATAGCAAAGGAAGAGGGCCT TCTGTCTCTATACAGAGGCTGGTTCCCAGTTATCTCCAGCCTCTGCGTCTCCAACTTTGTCTACTTCTACACCTTCAACACGCTGAAGAAGCTGGCAGCCGCTGGCCAGCACAAGTCCAGACCTGGCAAAGACCTGCTCATGGGGGTCATATCAG GGGCAGTGAATGTGATCCTGACCACGCCCATGTGGGTGGTCAACACTCGCCTGAAGCTGCAGGGGGCAAAGTTCAGAAATGAAGACCTCCAGCAGACCCACTACAAGGGaatatttg ATGCCTTCTCCCAGATCATAGCCAACGAGGGGGTGGGCACCCTGTGGAACGGCACCCTGCCCTCTCTGGTCCTCGTCTTCAACCCGGCTGTGCAGTTCATGTTCTATGAGGCTATGAAGAGGAGGGCAGGcacaggagggaggaag ATATCCTCAGCAGAGATCTTTCTCATTGGAGCCATTTCCAAGGCCGTTGCTACCACAGCGACATATCCCCTGCAGACGGTTCAGGCCATCCTAAGG TTTGGCCAGTACAAAGGTGATGGCAAGGGCGGTGTATTAGGAAGCCTGCGGAACGTATTCCACCTGCTGATGGACAGAATCAA GAGGCACGGTCCGCTTGGCTTATACAAAGGCCTGGAGGCCAAGCTCCTACAGACGGTACTGACAGCTGCCCTCATGTTTGTGGTGTATGAGAAGATCACTGCAGCCACCTTTAAAGTCATGGGCCTGAACAAGAAACTGAAGCACTGA
- the anks4b gene encoding ankyrin repeat and SAM domain-containing protein 4B: MSRYHKAAIDGYLDLLKEATRKDLNTPDEDGMTPTLWAAFHGHVDALQLICSREGDPNRSDIWGNTPLHHAANNGHMHILSFLVNFGANLFALDNEFHTAMDVAASRDRMDCVRFLDAAASQQTNQNPKKVASLKKEASKDAERRVKLCEKVKKRHQTKMDKMYRGVSNSGSVSEASVAPSFSSGGTMSGINEQFSKLIASDTSGSLTARVKGTLQKKFGKKDKGTLQRVGGDGNVIFLKQENGTPDKPELADVFSEQDENEMDEDGMAGFQDDDDDDDEPGQTKQSIFNRPGLGGLIFMKKMGLESEDIPSASNENLGYLVQNEMFETEGDYAGFAGDGDADLPWNQEELGFDDDDDEETSPLDVFLSAMSLPEFALAFSREHLDLEALMLCSDEDLKGIHIQLGPRKKILEATARRKNALEGPVVMKDSYL; the protein is encoded by the exons ATGTCTCGGTACCATAAAGCGGCGATTGACGGCTACTTGGACCTGTTGAAGGAGGCCACGAGGAAGGACCTGAACACTCCGGATGAGGATGGGATGACACCCACCTTATGGGCTGCTTTCCACGGACATGTCGATGCCCTTCAACTCATATGCAGCAGAGA AGGGGACCCCAACAGGAGTGACATCTGGGGGAACACACCACTGCACCACGCTGCCAATAACGGCCACATGCATATCCTCAGCTTTCTGGTCAACTTTGGCGCCAACCTTTTCGCCTTGGACAATGAATTCCACACAGCCATGGACGTTGCCGCTTCACGCGACCGCATGGACTGCGTGCGCTTCCTAGATGCCGCCGCCTCACAGCAGACCAACCAGAATCCCAAGAAGGTGGCCAGTCTAAAGAAGGAGGCCAGCAAGGATGCAGAGAGACGGGTGAAACTCTGCGAGAAGGTCAAGAAGAGACACCAGACCAAGATGGATAAGATGTACCGAGGAGTAAGCAACAGCGGGTCTGTTTCGGAGGCCAGTGTGGCACCGTCGTTCTCAAGCGGCGGCACCATGAGCGGCATCAATGAGCAGTTCTCCAAGCTCATTGCCTCGGACACATCTGGCTCACTCACAGCCAGGGTTAAGGGCACGCTCCAGAAGAAGTTTGGCAAGAAAGATAAAGGCACACTGCAGAGAGTGGGAGGGGATGGGAACGTCATCTTCCTCAAGCAGGAGAACGGAACGCCTGACAAGCCAGAGCTCGCGGACGTCTTCAGTGAGCAGGATGAGAACGAGATGGATGAGGACGGAATGGCAGGCTtccaagatgatgatgatgacgatgatgaacCCGGCCAAACCAAACAGTCTATATTTAACCGGCCCGGTCTTGGGGGTCTGATCTTCATGAAGAAGATGGGGCTCGAGTCAGAAGACATCCCTAGTGCGAGCAATGAAAATCTCGGCTACCTCGTTCAGAACGAGATGTTcgagacagagggagattaTGCCGGCTTTGCGGGGGACGGTGATGCGGACCTGCCTTGGAACCAGGAAGAACTGGGATTcgatgacgacgatgatgagGAAACCTCTCCTTTGGATGTCTTCTTGTCTGCAATGTCCTTGCCAGAATTTGCCCTGGCATTCAGCCGGGAGCATTTGGACCTTGAAGCCCTCATGCTTTGCTCTGACGAAGACCTCAAAGGCATTCACATCCAGCTAGGACCCAGGAAGAAGATCCTGGAAGCTACCGCCCGCAGGAAGAACGCATTGGAGGGTCCTGTCGTCATGAAGGACAGCTACCTGTGA